In a genomic window of Phragmites australis chromosome 14, lpPhrAust1.1, whole genome shotgun sequence:
- the LOC133890337 gene encoding UDP-glycosyltransferase 88A1-like: MERSGHRFLWVVRAPFRADPERPLNPGANLDLDALLSDGFLERTNGRGLIVELWAPQVDVLTNRATGAFVMQCRWNSVLEGIAARVPMLCWPLYAEQKMNKLFVVGEAGIGVEVSRAALGQFLSDADNLCHGNSFKLYGLQLNETWQCQF; the protein is encoded by the coding sequence ATGGAGAGGTCCGGCCACAGGTTTTTGTGGGTGGTGCGAGCCCCTTTCCGTGCCGACCCTGAGAGGCCGTTAAACCCCGGCGCCAACCTAGACCTCGACGCACTCCTGTCGGACGGGTTCTTGGAGAGGACGAACGGCCGGGGCCTCATCGTCGAGCTGTGGGCGCCACAGGTGGACGTGCTCACTAACAGGGCCACAGGCGCGTTTGTGATGCAGTGCAGGTGGAACTCGGTGCTGGAGGGGATCGCGGCGCGCGTGCCTATGCTTTGCTGGCCGTTGTATGCGGAGCAGAAGATGAACAAGTTGTTCGTGGTGGGGGAGGCAGGGATCGGCGTGGAGGTTTCGCGCGCTGCGCTTGGCCAGTTCTTGTCGGACGCGGACAACCTCTGTCATGGTAACTCGTTTAAGCTCTATGGATTGCAACTGAATGAAACGTGGCAATGTCAATTCTGA